A stretch of Microbulbifer bruguierae DNA encodes these proteins:
- a CDS encoding McrB family protein, whose amino-acid sequence MFDLTNDEQLKLAIAAIDPFKRSPDWLRSLEHSIAYVQEADEAERSSEAFHQHIWEENPVSDVGMGTVNVRGAIENESFRRWFASRSLQVQKRVEEDGTVAISDFYEELTKEILAFSGRRPLLKIMRVLALLFPRHFTTIADLGKALAFHRVMFGKLKKPGAVKRHWDVRQRIDGLIGETDSSPKALARRMTYAWILYENNVLAESADEEVSESVTSGTLKLHPLPAAQRRKGLTAIGGGVGAISSALSFVENEVTREELIDHLRSEFPDYKENSLRVIINVLKNEFHVVEEKGGILKPTSRGVSFLENEDPQELIPLLLTRVLGVDHVIKALEHGPLRWMDLIEQLKQVNSGWTTNYAPGVILKWLRDFDLLSITDDRSLALTESGQSWVKVIDWEPEKLRVEQEFEEKLDTGITGLDIHKLDQADLLARVIGDTAISSSQVRQLHLGLWSHKQRHFAIMAGLSGSGKTFLAQRYAKALAQDFTSTPEKNVYILPVQPGWYDPSPLFGYVNPLMADSYVRPPLLDFFLRASRNPDQPFTVILDEMNLSHPEQYFAPVLSAMESGDHLRLHNEGDVFDGVPAQITYPSNMAFIGTVNMDETTHGISDKVLDRAYTLEFWQINLDEYPNWNAFNLSETDVSRAKECLGSLMTVLSPERMHFGWRTVEDVLSYLELAARHREFDLVSELDNVIYARILPKLRGSESQRLQSTLDALVTELARLGLRRCCDKVRSLQRDLMDTGMMRFWR is encoded by the coding sequence TTGTTTGACCTGACGAATGATGAGCAACTGAAACTGGCAATTGCTGCCATCGATCCATTCAAGCGAAGCCCTGACTGGCTGAGAAGCCTTGAACATTCTATTGCCTATGTTCAAGAGGCGGACGAGGCAGAGCGTAGTTCAGAAGCCTTTCACCAACATATCTGGGAAGAAAACCCGGTAAGTGACGTTGGTATGGGTACGGTTAACGTTAGGGGAGCCATTGAGAACGAGTCTTTTCGACGCTGGTTTGCCAGTAGGTCACTACAGGTTCAGAAAAGGGTCGAAGAGGACGGGACGGTCGCTATTTCTGATTTTTACGAAGAGTTAACCAAGGAAATATTGGCGTTTTCCGGTCGAAGGCCTCTGTTGAAAATTATGCGCGTTCTTGCGTTGCTATTTCCTCGTCACTTTACCACGATCGCAGACCTCGGGAAGGCATTGGCGTTTCACCGGGTCATGTTCGGAAAATTAAAAAAACCCGGAGCGGTGAAAAGACATTGGGACGTTCGCCAGCGTATTGATGGTCTGATTGGTGAAACGGACTCTTCGCCAAAAGCTCTGGCGAGACGGATGACGTATGCCTGGATATTGTATGAAAACAATGTGTTGGCCGAATCTGCTGACGAAGAGGTAAGCGAATCAGTTACGTCCGGAACACTAAAGTTGCATCCTCTACCTGCTGCACAGCGTCGCAAGGGGCTTACGGCAATTGGCGGCGGCGTGGGTGCTATCTCCAGTGCGCTCAGTTTCGTTGAAAATGAAGTGACGCGCGAAGAACTGATTGATCATTTGAGATCGGAATTCCCAGACTACAAAGAAAATTCTCTCCGGGTCATCATCAATGTATTGAAAAATGAATTTCATGTCGTTGAAGAGAAGGGTGGCATACTGAAGCCAACTTCGCGTGGAGTGAGTTTTCTCGAAAATGAAGATCCCCAGGAGCTGATCCCGCTACTGCTTACCAGGGTATTGGGCGTAGATCATGTCATTAAGGCACTGGAGCACGGCCCCTTACGCTGGATGGATTTGATCGAGCAGCTTAAACAGGTTAACTCTGGTTGGACTACCAACTATGCCCCGGGAGTGATTCTGAAGTGGTTGCGTGATTTTGATCTACTCAGCATCACCGATGATCGATCGTTGGCACTCACTGAGTCTGGCCAGTCCTGGGTAAAAGTGATTGACTGGGAGCCGGAAAAACTTCGGGTGGAGCAGGAGTTTGAGGAGAAGCTCGATACAGGTATCACCGGGCTGGATATTCACAAGCTCGACCAGGCTGATTTACTGGCGCGGGTTATTGGCGATACGGCTATTTCTTCCAGCCAGGTAAGACAGCTTCACCTGGGCCTTTGGTCCCACAAGCAGCGTCATTTTGCGATTATGGCGGGCCTGTCAGGATCGGGAAAAACCTTCCTGGCCCAGCGTTATGCCAAGGCTCTGGCCCAGGACTTCACCTCAACACCGGAAAAAAACGTGTATATCTTACCGGTGCAACCGGGCTGGTATGACCCATCGCCGTTATTTGGCTATGTTAATCCGCTAATGGCCGACAGTTATGTCCGCCCACCCTTGCTCGATTTTTTTCTGAGGGCCAGTCGCAACCCTGATCAGCCGTTTACCGTAATTCTGGACGAAATGAATCTGTCACACCCGGAGCAGTACTTCGCGCCGGTGTTGTCGGCTATGGAGTCTGGTGATCACTTGCGCCTGCACAATGAGGGCGATGTATTTGATGGTGTACCGGCTCAAATTACCTATCCATCCAATATGGCCTTTATCGGCACTGTCAACATGGATGAAACCACTCATGGTATTTCCGACAAGGTGCTGGACCGGGCCTACACTCTGGAGTTCTGGCAGATCAATCTCGATGAATACCCCAATTGGAACGCCTTCAATTTATCGGAAACCGATGTATCGCGAGCAAAGGAGTGCTTGGGTAGTTTGATGACGGTATTGTCACCAGAGCGGATGCACTTTGGTTGGCGCACGGTGGAAGATGTGCTGTCGTATCTGGAATTGGCAGCCAGGCACCGCGAATTTGATCTGGTTTCCGAGCTCGATAACGTGATCTACGCACGCATACTACCCAAGCTACGTGGATCAGAAAGCCAGCGTCTGCAAAGTACCCTGGATGCCCTGGTCACGGAACTTGCTCGCCTCGGCTTGCGCCGTTGTTGTGACAAGGTGCGCTCGCTCCAGCGTGATCTGATGGATACTGGCATGATGAGGTTTTGGCGTTGA
- a CDS encoding nuclease domain-containing protein gives MSKGLEVFGDQNGRAVQIGTFSKGTALSGFEEGRNYLIEIPEFGDQLYVDDAPLPLDPQGRYWMWSPGFFSGEVLLELEGKSGSVKGTFRADVSAANHKSGREQFFQYIDDIIAYAPEMVTGTEPATHALGGKSSSPPCAWIRYARLKSFLNPFVDTLRLICDNPMQWNSYRREQLPVHMARRVDVATVRQLASNGELFRALSHKGTAGAEGTTERLPDNRLNVPFYETNLDHPATRVIARQLKAVLRQVSWLISEFSKQGSSVSSETETDISARLPRRLVYLESVRKHLVRLSRREPFSVVSSRDPGVAGINAIAGNPEYNRAHRLGIRLLRDGVSDLQQDERHYLPPTWEIYESWCFVSLAQALEKLLPDFSWTKRRNVSSVGIFLEGERENEKLRLYTQLRCPSLARENNLGYCSISQERRPDLVLEYRYGNHSRFICLDSKYTASKGGLLASMSSAHIYRDSLKLYGAAPIYSLLLAPQVHEAGLLAKFEYINTHQVGCLKCCDENDAVAVARQAIHWLLFDSEAEFAKARNLEATA, from the coding sequence TTGAGTAAAGGCCTGGAGGTCTTCGGGGATCAGAATGGCCGTGCAGTTCAGATTGGGACTTTCTCCAAGGGGACTGCGCTCAGCGGTTTCGAGGAAGGTCGGAATTACCTTATCGAAATTCCCGAATTCGGCGATCAACTATATGTGGATGATGCGCCTTTACCGCTAGATCCTCAGGGACGCTACTGGATGTGGTCTCCCGGCTTTTTCTCTGGAGAGGTTCTGCTGGAGCTGGAAGGTAAGAGCGGTAGCGTAAAAGGTACCTTCCGCGCGGATGTGTCAGCGGCAAATCATAAATCGGGGCGTGAACAATTCTTCCAGTATATTGACGATATTATTGCTTATGCTCCCGAGATGGTTACAGGTACCGAGCCGGCAACACACGCACTGGGAGGGAAATCTTCATCACCGCCCTGCGCCTGGATTCGCTACGCGCGCCTTAAGAGCTTCCTGAACCCTTTTGTTGACACGTTGCGACTGATCTGTGACAACCCAATGCAGTGGAACAGCTATCGCAGGGAGCAACTTCCAGTTCATATGGCGCGCAGAGTGGATGTGGCTACCGTGCGCCAACTGGCGAGTAACGGTGAGCTTTTCCGAGCTTTAAGCCATAAAGGTACTGCTGGTGCCGAGGGGACAACTGAGCGATTACCGGATAATCGCCTCAATGTGCCTTTTTATGAAACCAATTTGGATCACCCCGCCACCCGGGTGATTGCTCGCCAGCTAAAGGCTGTTTTGCGGCAGGTATCCTGGCTGATTTCTGAGTTCTCCAAACAGGGCAGCAGTGTATCCTCGGAAACGGAGACCGATATCTCTGCGAGATTGCCCAGGCGGCTTGTTTATCTGGAATCAGTGCGGAAGCACCTTGTCAGACTATCCCGCAGGGAACCTTTCTCCGTAGTCAGCAGCAGAGATCCCGGTGTTGCAGGTATCAACGCCATTGCCGGTAACCCTGAGTACAACCGTGCCCATCGATTGGGTATTCGTTTACTGAGGGATGGCGTATCCGATTTGCAGCAGGACGAACGTCATTACTTACCGCCAACCTGGGAAATATATGAGTCCTGGTGTTTCGTGTCTCTCGCTCAGGCGCTGGAAAAATTACTTCCCGATTTTTCCTGGACTAAGCGGAGAAATGTAAGCTCTGTTGGAATTTTTCTGGAAGGCGAAAGAGAGAACGAAAAATTACGACTATACACACAACTTCGGTGCCCTTCATTAGCGCGAGAAAATAATCTCGGCTACTGCTCCATCAGCCAGGAACGTCGCCCGGATTTGGTGCTGGAATATCGCTATGGTAATCACTCACGCTTCATCTGTCTTGATAGTAAATATACAGCCTCAAAAGGTGGGCTGCTGGCTTCTATGAGCTCCGCTCATATTTATCGGGATTCACTCAAGCTATATGGGGCAGCGCCGATATATTCACTATTACTTGCTCCTCAAGTGCATGAGGCCGGCTTGCTTGCGAAATTTGAATATATCAACACGCACCAAGTCGGTTGCCTGAAATGCTGTGATGAAAACGATGCAGTAGCTGTCGCTCGACAAGCTATACATTGGCTGTTATTCGATAGCGAAGCTGAGTTCGCGAAGGCCAGAAATTTAGAGGCTACGGCATAA
- a CDS encoding nucleotide pyrophosphohydrolase, with translation MSDVMSLDSYQQAVDKWIEGVGSDYFEPLTNGCMLSEEVGEVNRLLCRQFGQQRYKSGEEPENFQRALADELADVMFVLTCIANQQEIDLSEALLRNLQKKNARDRNRYASSEDKEVAHARR, from the coding sequence ATGAGCGACGTCATGAGCTTAGATAGTTATCAACAAGCAGTAGACAAATGGATAGAGGGTGTTGGAAGCGACTATTTTGAACCGCTTACCAATGGCTGCATGCTCTCGGAAGAGGTCGGAGAGGTAAATAGATTGCTTTGTCGACAGTTTGGACAGCAACGCTATAAGAGTGGGGAAGAGCCTGAGAACTTTCAGCGCGCTCTCGCAGATGAGCTGGCAGACGTCATGTTTGTTCTTACGTGTATTGCCAATCAGCAAGAAATCGATCTATCAGAAGCTCTGCTGCGTAACTTGCAGAAGAAAAATGCCCGAGATCGCAATCGATACGCCTCTTCTGAAGATAAGGAGGTTGCCCATGCCAGGCGTTGA
- a CDS encoding YebC/PmpR family DNA-binding transcriptional regulator — protein MGRAYQNRKDSMAKTSNMKARVYSRYGREIYVTAKSGGIDPNGNLALRSLIERAKKEQVPTHVIEKAIDKAKGGAGEDFSRARYEGFGPGGCMAIIECLTDNPNRTFGDVRQAFTKTKTKIGTEGSVSHSFDHLAILVFQHDDEEAVLEALMEADVDVTDIENEDGKLSVFAPHTDYFKAKQALIEAFGEIDFEVDEIQFVPQTYTEISGDDVALFEKFINMLEDLEDVQAVYHNVENV, from the coding sequence ATGGGCAGAGCCTATCAGAACCGCAAAGACTCAATGGCCAAGACCTCGAACATGAAAGCCCGGGTCTACAGCCGCTACGGCCGCGAGATTTACGTGACCGCGAAGTCTGGAGGTATCGACCCCAACGGCAACCTGGCCCTGCGCAGCCTGATTGAACGCGCCAAGAAAGAGCAGGTCCCCACCCACGTGATCGAAAAGGCGATCGACAAGGCCAAGGGCGGTGCCGGCGAAGACTTCTCCCGCGCCCGCTACGAAGGTTTCGGCCCCGGCGGCTGCATGGCCATCATCGAATGCCTGACCGACAACCCCAACCGCACCTTCGGCGACGTGCGCCAGGCCTTCACCAAAACCAAAACCAAGATCGGAACCGAAGGCTCCGTCAGCCACAGCTTCGATCACCTGGCGATCCTGGTGTTCCAGCACGACGATGAAGAAGCCGTGCTGGAAGCGCTGATGGAAGCGGATGTGGATGTCACCGATATCGAAAACGAAGACGGCAAACTCTCCGTATTCGCCCCACACACCGATTACTTCAAAGCCAAGCAGGCGCTGATCGAAGCGTTTGGCGAGATCGACTTTGAAGTGGATGAGATTCAGTTTGTACCGCAAACGTATACCGAGATCTCCGGTGACGATGTGGCACTGTTTGAGAAGTTTATAAATATGCTGGAAGACCTGGAGGATGTGCAGGCGGTTTATCACAATGTGGAGAATGTGTAA